Genomic window (Deltaproteobacteria bacterium):
TCTGAGCCACGATCATGTTGACCATCTCCGTGACCACATCCACATTTGACATTTCTATAAATCCCTGGGCAATAGTGCCATATCCCTCTTCCCCGGGATTTCCTTCAACCGGAGAGCCAGAGGCATTGGTCTGGCCGTAAAGGTTCTTGCCCAAGGCATACAGGCCGCCAGGATTTTGAAAACGAACCAGTGTGATGCGGGTAGCGGCCAGCTCCTCGCCATTGGCGTCCAGCGCGGTTATGTTGCCGCCTGAGTCAATATTGATCTGGACCGCCTCCGCTGGCACGGCGAATTCAGGCTGGAGCGGATTGCCTTCCGCATCAACGATGGTCCCGGTGCTGTCCAGCTTGAAAGACCCGGAGCGCGTGTAAACATCTTCCCCGTTTCTCAAGAGACGGAAGAAACCGTCCCCCTCGATGGCAAGATCAAGCTGCCTTCCGGTCTGGTGGTAATCACCCTGGGTAAACATCTTTTGTACGGTAATCGGTTTGACACCCATGCCGATCTGGATGCCGACCGGAATCTGCTGCCCGGCGGCAGTCTCGGTACCCGCAGCGCGTAAGGTCTGGTAAAGCAGGTCCTGAAATTCAGCCCGGCTTTTCTTGAAACCATTCGTGTTCACGTTGGCCAGGTTGTGGGCGATAACGTCCAGGTTGAGCTGCTGGGCGTTCATGCCGGTGGCTGCGGTCCATAACCCTCTAATCATATGTTTTTTCTCCCTTTAACCGGTTAAAACAGACGTCCAACGTCATTGATGATCTTGGTGTCGGTTTCTTCAAACGAGTGAATGACCTTTTGAAACGCCTCATAGGTTCTGGTGGTGTCAATGAGGTTGATCATGGCGTTTACCGGGTTGACGTTGGACATCTCCAGATAACCCTGTTCGATGGTCGTTTTTTCAGCGGCGCTGCCCGTTACGCCAGCGCTTAGGGGCATGAAAAAATCGTTTCCTTGCTTTTTCAGCATGGAGAGGTTTTCAAATTCGACAATTTCGATGGCGCCTATGTTTTCATTATCCGCCAGGACACTGCCATCAGGCCCGATGACGACCTCCCGGGCTTCCCTTGGGATGGTCAGTTCTCCCTGGATGGGGTAACCGTCCTGGGTGACCAGCACGCCGTCGCTGTTGAGCGTAAA
Coding sequences:
- the flgG gene encoding flagellar basal-body rod protein FlgG, which codes for MIRGLWTAATGMNAQQLNLDVIAHNLANVNTNGFKKSRAEFQDLLYQTLRAAGTETAAGQQIPVGIQIGMGVKPITVQKMFTQGDYHQTGRQLDLAIEGDGFFRLLRNGEDVYTRSGSFKLDSTGTIVDAEGNPLQPEFAVPAEAVQINIDSGGNITALDANGEELAATRITLVRFQNPGGLYALGKNLYGQTNASGSPVEGNPGEEGYGTIAQGFIEMSNVDVVTEMVNMIVAQRAYEINSKAIQSADEMLSIAVNIKR
- a CDS encoding flagellar hook-basal body protein, with the protein product MRLNNIFRSIIGSMAQEYRLNVTANNLSNVNTPGFKRDVPVFKDFMVTATKSDFSQGMLKQTGGRFDLALSGPGFFQIQTPFGTRFTRNGIFTLNSDGVLVTQDGYPIQGELTIPREAREVVIGPDGSVLADNENIGAIEIVEFENLSMLKKQGNDFFMPLSAGVTGSAAEKTTIEQGYLEMSNVNPVNAMINLIDTTRTYEAFQKVIHSFEETDTKIINDVGRLF